ACCGAGAAGCCGTCCGCGTCGCGGTCGAACGCGCGGCCGCTCTCGCCGGCCCCGAGCACGCGCGTGCCGTCGCGTGCGAGTCCGCGAATCGCCTTGCTCCCCGCCTGCAGCGGGGTCCACAGCGAGCAGTCGCAGTCGCGTCGCCACAGCCGTCCGGTGGCCGCGCCGACGAAGACCCGGTCGGGACCGCTGGCGACATCGTACGTCGACGCGGCCGAGTCCGCGATACCGACCCGCGTCCACGTCTCGCCGGCGTCCGTCGTCTGGTACACCCCGCTGTTCGAGGAGACGGCTCGGCCGCGTTCGGGACCGTGGAAGTCGACTGCCCGAATCGTGTACGAGCCGCCCGTGTCGCTCGTACTCCACGACATGCCACCCTCCTCCGTGTCCGCGCGCGCGCCGACGTACACCTCGCCCGACGACTTCGTGAGATACACCCGCTCGCCGCCGGCGGGACCAGTGACCGCGACGTCGGTGAACGTCGGGGAGACGTTCGGCGGCTTGTGCGAGGTGACGGAGCCGTCAGCACGGTCGTACGCACCGACGGCTCCGGACGACCCCGCGACCCACAGGAGTCGCTCGTCGTCGGTGGCGTCGACGCCGTAGAGCGTTTTCTGCCCGCCGGTCGGTCCGGTCGTGTCGTAGACGGACCACGAGCCGCCGCTGCGTTCGACGACGCGCCTGCTCGACCCGACCGCGTACGCGTTTGCACCCGCACGCGTGACGGCGTTGAGTGTCTTCCCGGTTCCAGAGTCGACGCGCTCCC
This portion of the Halosegnis longus genome encodes:
- a CDS encoding WD40/YVTN/BNR-like repeat-containing protein, which encodes MATLGASDVLAGDWERVDSGTGKTLNAVTRAGANAYAVGSSRRVVERSGGSWSVYDTTGPTGGQKTLYGVDATDDERLLWVAGSSGAVGAYDRADGSVTSHKPPNVSPTFTDVAVTGPAGGERVYLTKSSGEVYVGARADTEEGGMSWSTSDTGGSYTIRAVDFHGPERGRAVSSNSGVYQTTDAGETWTRVGIADSAASTYDVASGPDRVFVGAATGRLWRRDCDCSLWTPLQAGSKAIRGLARDGTRVLGAGESGRAFDRDADGFSVTDTPTGNTLLDATVGETDILVGNSGTILER